The following proteins are co-located in the Haliotis asinina isolate JCU_RB_2024 chromosome 13, JCU_Hal_asi_v2, whole genome shotgun sequence genome:
- the LOC137259789 gene encoding mammalian ependymin-related protein 1-like: protein MMKIAVYALLVAFASADPCCTPDQWEGIAGSIVGSVTNGITTSAQSTTFVSYDFTNMKLASNTTTVVDGMTYRNMTIIDYNKKLMYQYNEMTGVCAVTEFDQPFKKACVPDNAKELGNFYYGAADNMLKATSYMIKQDPFTAYVSMTATGCIPISEVAYGNLGTTAVMTSTGFVNITPGIKNPSVFVPPTACDEPNAEPFKKSEGRGLLGLHV, encoded by the exons ATGATGAAAATCGCCGTGTATGCTCTTCTCGTTGCCTTCGCTTCAGCTGATCCATGCTGCACCCCCGACCAATGGGAGGGCATTGCCGGCAGCATTGTTGGATCTGTGACCAACGGGATCACAACCTCAGCTCAG TCAACGACTTTCGTGTCCTACGACTTCACCAACATGAAACTGGCATCTAACACCACCACCGTGGTTGACGGCATGACCTACAGGAACATGACCATTATCGACTACAACAAG AAACTGATGTATCAGTACAACGAGATGACAGGCGTATGTGCCGTGACAGAGTTTGACCAACCCTTTAAGAAGGCCTGCGTcccag ATAATGCAAAAGAGCTCGGTAATTTTTACTACGGCGCCGCTGACAACATGCTGAAGGCAACGTCATACATGATCAAACAAGACCCCTTCACAGCCTACGTCTCTATGACCGCAACAGGGTGCATCCCCATCAGCGAGGTCGCCTACGGTAATCTCGGGACAA CTGCCGTAATGACCAGTACTGGGTTTGTGAACATCACTCCCGGCATCAAAAACCCATCTGTCTTCGTCCCACCAACCGCCTGTGATGAACCCAATGCG